A part of Muntiacus reevesi chromosome 12, mMunRee1.1, whole genome shotgun sequence genomic DNA contains:
- the LOC136144762 gene encoding sphingomyelin phosphodiesterase 5-like, giving the protein MPSPPDWPPTPCALRPSPFPHPVLHALHRLTRALLFPAYWALDQLLGCWAPAESRSEQSWLRTAAGAGGALLLLLVALPLTLPALLLWLLLQAWRRPFCYQPPPRCWAPPAPWCPRTEPARSFGFFSANLCLLPDGLARFNNLPHTQRRAAAVGAVLLAGLRRSPYGATGYGSPVEAIPCGVLTGAMPASLDFVCLQEAFDLRAERRLVSLLAPNLGPVLYDVGTFGLQHGLHLKLLGSGLLLASRYPLLRAAFQSFPHARGEDALASKGLLSAQVPVPWPWRSRPREGRGMEWNE; this is encoded by the coding sequence ATGCCATCCCCGCCCGACTGGCCCCCAACGCCCTGCGCCCTACGACCCTCGCCCTTCCCGCACCCTGTGCTGCACGCTCTCCACCGCCTGACCCGCGCGCTGCTTTTCCCGGCCTACTGGGCCCTGGACCAGCTGCTGGGCTGCTGGGCGCCGGCTGAGAGCCGGAGCGAGCAGAGCTGGCTGAGAACCGCCGCAGGCGCCGGGGGCGCGCTATTGCTGCTGCTCGTGGCCCTGCCCCTGACTCTCCCGGCGCTGCTGctctggctgctgctgcaggcCTGGCGCCGCCCCTTCTGCTACCAGCCCCCTCCGCGGTGCTGGGCGCCCCCTGCGCCCTGGTGCCCCCGCACTGAGCCCGCGCGCAGCTTCGGCTTCTTCAGTGCAAACCTGTGCCTGCTCCCCGATGGGCTGGCCCGCTTCAACAACTTGCCGCACACGCAGAGGCGGGCCGCGGCTGTGGGCGCCGTGCTGCTCGCCGGCCTGCGGCGTTCGCCCTATGGGGCTACGGGCTACGGTTCGCCAGTCGAGGCGATACCGTGCGGGGTGCTGACGGGCGCCATGCCAGCGAGTCTGGACTTCGTGTGCCTGCAGGAGGCGTTCGATCTTCGCGCAGAGCGACGCCTGGTGAGCCTCCTGGCACCTAATCTGGGCCCGGTGTTATACGACGTGGGCACATTTGGCCTGCAGCACGGCCTACACCTCAAGTTGCTGGGCAGTGGGCTGCTGCTGGCCTCGCGCTATCCGCTGCTGCGTGCCGCCTTCCAGTCCTTCCCCCACGCACGCGGCGAGGATGCTCTGGCCTCCAAGGGACTACTTTCCGCGCAGGTACCTGTTCCCTGGCCATGGCGCTCCCGGCCCAGGGAGGGGCGGGGCATGGAGTGGAACGAGTGA